A single genomic interval of Dromiciops gliroides isolate mDroGli1 chromosome 1, mDroGli1.pri, whole genome shotgun sequence harbors:
- the IRX1 gene encoding iroquois-class homeodomain protein IRX-1 isoform X4, whose translation MGISKRDRGVVAVCLGLYTRLIDRSFRGTVATRDQTPVFFWGSQYELKDNPGVHPATFAAHTAPGYYPYGQFQYGDPGRPKNATRESTSTLKAWLNEHRKNPYPTKGEKIMLAIITKMTLTQVSTWFANARRRLKKENKVTWGARSKDQEDGNLFGSDNEGDPEKTEDDEEIDLESIDIDKIDENDGEQSNEEEEEKSEHLRASEEDSLDKEKELPLSGSEGLKPKDSLPLSKDASDSSTRILSPSGQSNLQGPPHNKPKIWSLAETATSPDGALKSSPPPPPPPSSQVNHTSPQLQHPAFLPSHGLYTCQIGKFHNWTNGAFLTQSSLLNVRSFLGVNHHHAAHHNHHLQAQQAPSVLTATLGALNSEKASERTSPKHTERENVPRTDSPPQQLKSPFQPVRDNSLAQQEGTPRILAALPSA comes from the exons GGTTCTCAGTATGAACTTAAGGACAATCCAGGAGTCCACCCTGCGACCTTCGCAGCCCACACTGCTCCTGGTTATTACCCATATGGACAGTTCCAATATGGGGACCCGGGGAGGCCCAAGAACGCCACTCGTGAGAGCACCAGCACCCTGAAGGCCTGGTTGAATGAGCATCGCAAGAACCCCTATCCCACCAAAGGCGAGAAGATCATGCTGGCCATCATCACCAAGATGACCCTCACCCAGGTCTCCACCTGGTTTGCTAACGCCCGCCGGAGGCTCAAGAAGGAGAACAAAGTGACCTGGGGGGCAAGGAGCAAAGACCAGGAGGACGGCAACCTTTTCGGCAGCGACAATGAAGGGGATCCTGAAAAGACAGAAGATGATGAGGAGATCGACCTGGAAAGCATAGACATAGACAAGATTGACGAAAACGACGGCGAACAGagcaatgaggaggaggaggagaagtctGAGCATCTCAGGGCTAGTGAAGAAGATAGCCTGGACAAGGAGAAGGAGTTGCCCTTGTCGGGATCTGAAGGACTTAAACCCAAAGACTCTCTGCCCCTGTCGAAAGACGCCTCTGACAGTAGCACACGGATCCTGAGCCCTAGCGGACAAAGCAATTTGCAGGGGCCACCTCACAACAAACCCAAGATCTGGTCTCTGGCGGAGACTGCCACCAGCCCCGATGGCGCCCTGAAGTCCTCCccgcctcctcctccccctccctcttcccaggtCAATCACACTTCCCCTCAGCTCCAGCACCCCGCTTTCCTGCCCAGCCACGGACTCTACACGTGCCAGATTGGCAAATTTCACAACTGGACAAACGGGGCTTTTCTCACTCAGAGCTCTCTCTTGAATGTTAGGTCCTTCTTAGGAGTAAATCACCACCATGCAGCACACCACAACCATCACCTCCAGGCCCAGCAAGCGCCTTCGGTTCTTACAGCCACCCTGGGGGCGCTCAATAGCGAAAAAGCGTCAGAAAGAACCAGTCCTAAACACACAG AAAGAGAAAATGTACCCAGGACCGACTCACCTCCTCAGCAGTTAAAATCGCCCTTTCAACCTGTCCGCGACAA CTCTTTGGCTCAGCAAGAGGGAACACCGCGAATTTTAGCAGCTCTCCCTTCcgcttga